The genomic stretch TCCTTCTTTATTGTATTATATATTGGAACCAGCTAAGGTTTCATATATTAGCTTGGCTGTTTTTTCAGAAGCTTTTTCCTCGCCTATTTTTTCCCTGACCAATTTATATCCTTCCAAAACAGCTGCTTTACGTCGGCTGCCTCCCAGCAACCCTTGGAGCTCTTTGAAAAGCACCTCCTTATTATACTCCCCTTGGATCAATTCTTTGACCACTTCTTTCTCTGCAATCAAGTTCACCAGAGAAATAAACGGAACCTTGATCAGGCGCTTGGCAATGGCATAGCTAATACTACTGGTCTTGTACACTACCACCTGCGGGACATTAAACAGCGCTGTCTCAAGGGTAGCAGTCCCTGATGTGACCACCGCGGCATTAGCATAATAAAGCAGGTCATAGGTCTGGCCAAAAACAACCTTTATTCCATGGTCTTTAGCCATATCATAGACCTCTTGCGGGAGGTTGTTTACACCTGCTATGATAAACTGGACACCTGGAAAATCAGGAATGATCTTGACCATGTTCTCCAGCATATTCTCCACTTCTTGTTTTCTACTTCCCGGCAGCAGTGCCACAATAGGTTTATAGCTGATCTCATGCTTTTGATGAAAAAAATCATGGGGGGAAAATTTTTTGATTTCGTCTAGCAGGGGATTGCCTACATAATTTACTTCCCAGTCAAATTTCTTAAAAAACGCGGGCTCAAACGGCAGAATGGAATACAAATGATCTACATATTTCTTCAGCTTAAAAGCTCTCTTCTGGTTCCAAGCCCATACTTTTGGAGGAATATAATAATGGACTGGAATACCTTGATCATGTGCAAACTTGGCAATTTTCATGTTAAACCCACCATAGTCCACCAATACCAATGCATCCGGCTTATAGGCTAAGATATCTTTTTTGACCAAGCCGAGGTATTTTAAGACCTTGCGAAAGCCAAAAAGCACCTCCAAAAAGCCCATCAAGGCAATTTCATCATAATGGGCTACTACAGAAAGCCCCTCTTCCTTGCTATAATCTCCTCCCATCCCACGGAAATCAACCTTATTGTCAATTTGTTTTAGCGCGTGGAGCAGGTTGGACAAGTGCATGTCCCCTGATCGCTCACCTGCTATGACATAATATTTCATTGGTACGGAGGATTTTGGGTTGGAAGGTGGTAATATTTTAAGGTTATGCTGTTGGAAAGTTTTAAGTGTGGAAGGCTAAAAGGCATTAAAGCACCAACAAACAAGACAATGATCGTCCACTCACTCTCCGTAGTAATCCACAAAATTACGAGGGGTTTCATAGAGCTTCAGCTTGTAGAGTCCACCATGAGGGGTTATTTTATTCACCGCTGGCTGCAGGATTTTCCAAAACTCCATCACCAGGTTTTCGCAACTGGCCATCTTCCCCTGCATAAAATCCACGTCCACGTTCAGGTTTTTGTGATCTACCTTGTCGATGACAAGCGTTCTGATCAAGGTACTCAATGCCTTGAGGTCCACCACAAAACCCGTATCCTCATCAGGAAGCCCTTTTACGGTCACAATAAGCTCAAAATTATGCCCATGCCAATTGGCATTGGCACATGGCCCAAACACCTCTTTGTTCCTCTCTTCTGTCCAGTTGGGATTCCATAATTTATGAGCGGCATTAAAATGCTCTTTTCTAGAAACGTGTATCATGACTACTTTCAGATTTGAGGGCAAAGATACAAAAAACTCGCATTATTAAATGACAACACTTTGGCTGATTTAATCGCACTCATTTTAAAACAAGAAAGCCACCAACAAAATGTCCAGTGGCTTTCTATTCTAATTAAATTCGAAATAAATTCTATAAAGGATTTGGCTCCAGCTCAGGGTTAATGTTCAATTGCGATTGAGGAATTGGCCAAATTGCTTTTGGATCACCAGCCATAACGCCTACACCTGCATTTTCTACAGCCACACTAGGAGGAGTCACAGTCCTTAAAGGTTTTCCTGTCCTCAACAAATCCATCCTTCTATGCCCTTCGAAACATAACTCTTTACGCCTTTGATCATATATTGCTTCAAGCAATTCCTCAGCATTAGAAAAGTCCACCACTGTCCAGAGAGTTGTCAAACCCGCTCTATTCCTTACATCATTCACCAAGCTAATAGCTTCTTCGTCAACTGATTGATTTAGCTCCACTAAAGCTTCAGCTCTATTTAGCATAACCTCTGCTATCCTTATCGCATGATAATCACTCGAATTATCATTACCATTATCATACTTGAGTGTATATACCGCCGGATTTCCATTAAAATTGACATCCTCTACCTTAAACGTTCCTCTTATATCATCCGGCTCTTCAGCAAATAATGCTTCCAAGTTTG from Echinicola soli encodes the following:
- the lpxB gene encoding lipid-A-disaccharide synthase encodes the protein MKYYVIAGERSGDMHLSNLLHALKQIDNKVDFRGMGGDYSKEEGLSVVAHYDEIALMGFLEVLFGFRKVLKYLGLVKKDILAYKPDALVLVDYGGFNMKIAKFAHDQGIPVHYYIPPKVWAWNQKRAFKLKKYVDHLYSILPFEPAFFKKFDWEVNYVGNPLLDEIKKFSPHDFFHQKHEISYKPIVALLPGSRKQEVENMLENMVKIIPDFPGVQFIIAGVNNLPQEVYDMAKDHGIKVVFGQTYDLLYYANAAVVTSGTATLETALFNVPQVVVYKTSSISYAIAKRLIKVPFISLVNLIAEKEVVKELIQGEYNKEVLFKELQGLLGGSRRKAAVLEGYKLVREKIGEEKASEKTAKLIYETLAGSNI
- a CDS encoding 6-pyruvoyl trahydropterin synthase family protein, giving the protein MIHVSRKEHFNAAHKLWNPNWTEERNKEVFGPCANANWHGHNFELIVTVKGLPDEDTGFVVDLKALSTLIRTLVIDKVDHKNLNVDVDFMQGKMASCENLVMEFWKILQPAVNKITPHGGLYKLKLYETPRNFVDYYGE